In Aureibaculum algae, the following are encoded in one genomic region:
- a CDS encoding helicase HerA-like domain-containing protein: protein MSKKDEFFDYINEGYKAKGEYITLGSAMLGEETVTEAFVNIPLKTLNRHGLIAGATGTGKTKTLQVLAENLSEKGIPVLLMDVKGDLSGLAKASPGHAKIDERHAKIGLPFEAKGFPVEILTLSEQDGTRLRATVSEFGPVLLSRILDLTETQSGIVAILFKYCDDNKLPLLDLKDFKKVLQYATQEGKKELESEYGRISTSSTGSILRKVVEIEQQGGELFFGERSFEVSDLTRVDDNGKGMISVLRLTDIQDKPKLFSTFMLQLLAEIYDTFPEQGDSGRPELVLFIDEAHLIFNEASKALLNQIESIVKLIRSKGVGIYFVTQNPKDVPSDVLSQLGLKIQHALRAFTANDRKAIKLTAENYPDSDYYDTAEVLTQLGIGEALVSCLNEKGIPTPLARTMLRAPMSRMDVLTDKELKELIAQSKIAKKYNEEIDRESAYELLGEKIERAEELEVKEKEEKSKKSRKTSTRSSTRMNPIVKLLTSATFMRGVLGILKKAMK, encoded by the coding sequence ATGAGCAAAAAAGATGAATTCTTTGATTATATAAACGAAGGATATAAAGCGAAAGGAGAATATATAACTTTAGGTTCTGCAATGTTAGGCGAAGAAACAGTTACTGAAGCTTTTGTAAATATCCCATTAAAAACATTGAATCGTCATGGTTTAATTGCTGGGGCAACCGGAACAGGTAAAACAAAGACGCTACAAGTTTTAGCTGAAAATCTATCTGAAAAGGGAATTCCTGTTTTATTGATGGATGTAAAAGGTGATTTAAGTGGATTGGCGAAGGCAAGTCCTGGACATGCTAAAATTGATGAACGCCATGCTAAAATCGGTTTGCCGTTTGAAGCAAAAGGATTTCCTGTTGAAATTTTAACCCTATCTGAGCAAGATGGAACGCGTTTAAGGGCTACAGTGTCAGAATTTGGGCCTGTATTATTATCAAGAATTTTGGATTTAACCGAGACTCAGAGTGGTATCGTTGCCATACTGTTTAAATATTGTGATGATAATAAGTTGCCGTTATTAGATTTAAAGGATTTTAAAAAGGTATTGCAATACGCTACACAAGAAGGTAAAAAAGAATTAGAAAGTGAATATGGACGAATTTCAACATCTTCAACAGGATCTATTTTAAGAAAAGTTGTAGAAATTGAGCAGCAAGGTGGAGAATTATTTTTTGGAGAACGTTCTTTTGAGGTTAGTGATTTAACTAGAGTTGATGATAACGGTAAAGGAATGATTTCTGTTTTAAGATTAACAGACATTCAAGATAAACCAAAGTTGTTTTCAACTTTTATGTTGCAGTTATTGGCCGAAATTTATGATACTTTTCCTGAGCAAGGAGATTCTGGAAGACCTGAATTAGTACTTTTTATAGATGAGGCTCACCTAATTTTTAATGAAGCATCAAAAGCATTGTTAAATCAAATTGAGAGTATTGTAAAATTAATACGGTCTAAAGGTGTTGGTATTTATTTTGTAACTCAAAACCCTAAAGACGTTCCTTCAGATGTTTTGTCGCAATTAGGTTTGAAAATACAACATGCATTAAGAGCTTTTACTGCAAATGATAGAAAGGCGATAAAGCTTACAGCAGAAAACTATCCTGATTCTGATTACTATGATACCGCTGAAGTATTGACGCAATTGGGTATTGGTGAGGCATTGGTATCTTGTTTAAATGAGAAAGGAATTCCCACTCCATTAGCAAGAACAATGTTAAGAGCTCCTATGAGTAGGATGGATGTTTTAACGGATAAAGAGTTAAAAGAATTAATTGCTCAATCTAAAATTGCAAAAAAGTATAACGAGGAAATAGATAGAGAAAGTGCTTATGAATTATTGGGAGAAAAAATTGAGAGAGCAGAGGAATTAGAAGTAAAAGAGAAAGAAGAAAAATCTAAAAAAAGTCGTAAAACTTCAACAAGAAGTAGCACAAGAATGAATCCTATTGTTAAATTGTTGACGAGTGCTACATTTATGAGAGGTGTTTTGGGAATATTAAAAAAAGCAATGAAATAA
- the rpmI gene encoding 50S ribosomal protein L35, whose protein sequence is MPKMKTKSSAKKRFKLTGSGKIKRKHAFKSHILTKKSKKRKLKLTHSGLVHKADKMNVLKMLKLK, encoded by the coding sequence ATGCCTAAAATGAAAACAAAATCTAGTGCCAAAAAACGCTTTAAGCTAACTGGTTCTGGTAAAATTAAAAGAAAGCACGCTTTTAAGAGTCATATATTGACTAAAAAATCTAAAAAGCGTAAGCTTAAATTAACACATTCAGGATTAGTACATAAGGCTGATAAAATGAACGTGTTGAAAATGTTAAAATTAAAATAA
- a CDS encoding 7-carboxy-7-deazaguanine synthase QueE: MIDDKTQQLLNKGEILPLMEEFYTIQGEGYHTGTAAYFIRVGGCDVGCHWCDVKESWNADLHPATMTNLIVQNAKKYSDTIVVTGGEPLMYNMDYLTEHLQSEGLKTHIETSGAYNLTGKWDWICLSPKKNKLPLQEVYDNANELKVIIYNKNDFQFAEEQAKQVGSDCVLFLQPEWSNQEKMTPMIVDYVMNNPKWKISLQTHKYLNIP, translated from the coding sequence ATGATAGATGATAAAACGCAACAATTATTAAATAAAGGTGAAATTCTTCCATTAATGGAAGAGTTCTACACTATACAAGGAGAAGGCTACCATACAGGTACAGCAGCATATTTCATTAGAGTTGGAGGTTGCGATGTTGGGTGTCATTGGTGTGATGTAAAAGAAAGTTGGAATGCCGATTTACATCCTGCTACAATGACGAATCTAATAGTCCAAAATGCAAAAAAATATAGCGACACCATAGTTGTTACAGGCGGAGAACCTTTGATGTATAACATGGATTATTTAACAGAACACCTTCAATCAGAAGGATTAAAAACACACATTGAAACTTCAGGTGCATACAACTTAACTGGAAAATGGGATTGGATTTGCCTCTCGCCTAAAAAAAACAAATTACCATTGCAAGAAGTTTATGATAATGCGAACGAGCTGAAAGTAATTATTTATAATAAAAATGACTTCCAGTTTGCAGAAGAACAAGCGAAACAAGTTGGTAGTGATTGTGTTTTATTTTTACAACCAGAATGGAGCAATCAAGAAAAAATGACCCCGATGATTGTTGATTACGTAATGAATAATCCAAAATGGAAAATCTCATTACAAACACATAAATATTTAAATATTCCTTAA
- the thrS gene encoding threonine--tRNA ligase, whose product MIKITLPDGSIKEVAKNSTPMDVAKSISEGFARNVISAKFNNVTVETSTELTEDGSLLLYTWKDSEGKKAFWHSSAHLLAQAILNFYPNAKLTIGPAIENGFYYDIDFGDETLSDNDFKKIEDKMIEFARQKFEFKLRAISKADALQYYKEQHNEFKVELIENLTDGEITFCDHADFTDLCRGGHIPNTGFIKAVKIMSVAGAYWRGDEKNKQLTRVYGISFPKQKELTEYLHLLEEAKKRDHRKLGKELELFTFSQKVGQGLPLWLPKGAALRERLENFLKKAQKKAGYEMVITPHIGQKELYVTSGHYAKYGEDSFQPIHTPKEDEEFLLKPMNCPHHCEIFNTKPYSYKDLPKRFAEFGTVYRYEQSGELHGLTRVRGFTQDDAHIFCTPEQLDQEFKNVIDLVLYVFSCLGFENFSTQVSIRDMDNLDKYIGDVETWEIAEQAIINAAKDKGLDYVIVEGEAAFYGPKLDFMVKDALGRSWQLGTIQVDYNLPKRFDLTYKGADNQLHRPVMIHRAPFGSMERFIALLLEHTGGNFPLWLMPEQVILLPISEKYEKYSKKVLQLLENYEIRGLIDDRNEKTGKKIRDAEVTKIPFMIIIGEDEENTETISVRKHGGEDLGKMTIEEFSSLVSKEINSTLQEFKFN is encoded by the coding sequence ATGATTAAAATTACATTACCCGATGGTTCAATTAAGGAAGTTGCTAAAAATAGCACTCCAATGGATGTTGCCAAAAGTATCAGTGAAGGCTTTGCTAGAAACGTTATTTCTGCTAAATTTAATAATGTAACTGTTGAAACTTCAACAGAACTTACTGAAGATGGCTCATTACTTTTATATACATGGAAGGATTCTGAAGGAAAAAAAGCATTTTGGCATTCTTCAGCTCACCTTTTAGCTCAGGCCATACTTAATTTTTATCCTAACGCAAAACTTACTATTGGTCCTGCTATTGAAAATGGATTCTATTATGACATTGATTTTGGTGATGAAACTTTATCTGACAATGACTTTAAGAAGATAGAAGATAAAATGATTGAATTTGCACGTCAAAAATTTGAATTCAAATTACGTGCGATATCAAAAGCTGATGCCTTACAATACTATAAGGAACAACATAATGAATTTAAGGTTGAGTTAATTGAAAATTTAACTGATGGTGAGATTACCTTTTGTGATCATGCCGACTTTACGGATTTATGTCGTGGTGGTCATATCCCAAATACAGGTTTTATTAAAGCTGTAAAAATAATGAGTGTTGCGGGAGCGTATTGGAGAGGTGATGAAAAGAATAAGCAATTGACTCGTGTTTATGGAATTTCTTTTCCTAAACAAAAAGAGCTTACTGAGTATTTACATTTACTTGAAGAAGCAAAAAAACGTGATCATAGAAAATTAGGTAAGGAACTTGAGCTTTTTACTTTTTCACAAAAAGTTGGGCAAGGTTTACCTTTATGGTTACCAAAAGGAGCTGCTTTGCGTGAAAGATTAGAAAACTTTCTAAAGAAAGCACAAAAGAAAGCAGGTTATGAAATGGTGATAACTCCGCATATTGGGCAAAAAGAGTTGTATGTAACATCGGGCCATTATGCTAAGTATGGTGAAGATAGTTTCCAACCGATACATACCCCTAAAGAAGATGAAGAGTTTTTGTTAAAACCTATGAATTGCCCACATCATTGTGAAATTTTCAATACCAAACCTTATTCTTATAAAGACTTACCAAAACGTTTTGCTGAATTTGGTACTGTGTATAGGTATGAGCAAAGTGGAGAATTGCACGGATTAACTCGTGTAAGAGGTTTTACACAAGATGATGCTCATATTTTTTGTACCCCTGAGCAATTAGACCAGGAATTTAAAAATGTTATCGATCTCGTATTATATGTATTCAGTTGTTTAGGATTTGAAAACTTTTCTACACAAGTTTCTATTAGAGATATGGATAACTTAGATAAGTACATTGGTGATGTTGAAACTTGGGAAATAGCAGAGCAAGCAATAATTAATGCTGCTAAAGATAAAGGATTAGATTATGTTATTGTAGAAGGTGAAGCAGCTTTTTATGGGCCGAAATTAGACTTTATGGTTAAAGATGCTCTAGGAAGAAGCTGGCAATTGGGAACCATTCAGGTCGACTATAATTTACCGAAACGCTTTGATTTGACCTATAAAGGAGCTGACAACCAATTACATAGACCTGTAATGATACATAGAGCACCATTTGGATCTATGGAAAGGTTTATTGCTTTATTATTAGAACACACAGGAGGCAACTTTCCACTGTGGCTTATGCCTGAGCAAGTTATTTTATTGCCAATCAGTGAGAAATATGAAAAATATAGCAAAAAAGTTTTACAATTGCTGGAAAATTACGAAATTCGCGGCTTGATAGATGATAGAAATGAAAAGACGGGTAAAAAGATTAGAGACGCTGAAGTAACTAAAATTCCGTTTATGATTATCATTGGAGAAGATGAAGAAAATACCGAAACAATATCTGTGAGAAAACACGGAGGTGAAGATTTAGGAAAAATGACCATAGAAGAGTTTTCTTCCTTGGTAAGTAAAGAAATAAATAGTACATTACAGGAGTTTAAGTTTAATTAA
- the cmk gene encoding (d)CMP kinase produces the protein MSKKIIIAIDGFSSTGKSTIAKQLAKQLGYAYVDTGAMYRAVTFFAMQHNYVSADFLKEKELIENLKNISLKFKYNEKLKFSEMYLNDKNIEKEIRTMEVSRMVSKVAAISAVRRKLVEQQQEMGKDKGLVMDGRDIGTVVFPDAELKLFMTASAEKRATRRYKELLDKGDKVSFEEVLQNVQQRDHIDSTRKDSPLIQAEDAIEFDNSDMGLKEQFERILNITERYIAKA, from the coding sequence ATGTCAAAAAAAATAATTATTGCTATAGATGGTTTTTCATCTACTGGTAAAAGTACAATAGCCAAGCAATTGGCAAAGCAATTAGGATATGCTTATGTTGATACAGGTGCTATGTATAGGGCTGTAACTTTTTTTGCAATGCAACATAATTATGTAAGTGCTGATTTTTTAAAGGAGAAAGAGTTAATTGAAAATCTTAAAAATATTAGCCTGAAATTTAAGTACAACGAAAAATTGAAATTTTCAGAGATGTATTTGAATGATAAAAATATAGAGAAAGAAATTAGAACGATGGAAGTTTCCCGCATGGTAAGTAAAGTAGCTGCGATTTCTGCTGTACGTAGAAAGTTAGTAGAACAGCAACAAGAAATGGGCAAGGATAAGGGGCTTGTAATGGATGGTAGAGATATTGGCACCGTAGTGTTTCCTGATGCTGAGTTAAAGTTATTTATGACGGCTTCTGCAGAAAAACGAGCAACGAGACGCTATAAAGAATTATTAGATAAAGGAGATAAGGTAAGTTTTGAAGAAGTTTTACAAAACGTTCAGCAAAGAGATCATATTGATTCTACCCGTAAAGACTCTCCTCTTATTCAAGCAGAAGATGCTATTGAATTTGACAATAGTGATATGGGTTTAAAAGAACAATTTGAGAGAATTCTTAATATTACAGAACGCTATATTGCAAAAGCTTAA
- a CDS encoding DUF6174 domain-containing protein has protein sequence MIRSTFFLLVLLVSFSSCDTDDEVAISDFEIAKSKWKNLQFKDYTIQENTSCFCGGLLEWTTKVINNEKDTVYFDDSKLYKGQTYQMVLDGAKTIDEAFDFIEQFDVTTVYSFEVVYDEQFGFPKSIFIDDVENMADDEIAYLCSNFTPTK, from the coding sequence ATGATACGGAGCACATTTTTTTTATTGGTTTTATTAGTTTCATTTAGTTCATGTGATACTGACGATGAAGTTGCTATTAGTGATTTTGAAATAGCAAAATCCAAATGGAAAAACCTCCAATTTAAAGATTATACCATACAAGAGAATACCTCTTGTTTTTGTGGTGGGTTGTTAGAATGGACGACTAAAGTGATAAATAACGAAAAGGACACTGTTTATTTTGATGATTCTAAACTGTATAAGGGGCAAACCTACCAAATGGTTTTAGACGGAGCTAAAACAATTGATGAGGCTTTTGATTTTATAGAACAATTTGATGTAACAACAGTATATTCATTTGAAGTAGTATACGATGAACAATTTGGATTTCCCAAAAGTATTTTTATAGATGATGTAGAAAATATGGCCGACGATGAAATCGCCTATTTATGTAGTAATTTTACACCAACGAAATAA
- a CDS encoding YkgJ family cysteine cluster protein: MRATPENLAELCKEKKTETTKYFAKLRKKTPKKLDVTMQELHDDEFEKFDCLTCANCCKTTSPIFTNKDISRISKHFRMKEINFISTYLQKDEDDFMILKQAPCTFLDESDNTCTIYDVRPKACSEYPHTNRKKFIQLTNLTLKNTEICPAVYNIIEKLKVKLPL, encoded by the coding sequence ATGAGAGCAACACCAGAAAATTTAGCAGAGTTATGTAAAGAGAAAAAAACGGAGACAACGAAGTATTTTGCAAAACTCCGAAAAAAAACTCCTAAGAAATTAGATGTGACAATGCAGGAGTTGCATGATGATGAATTTGAAAAATTTGATTGCTTAACATGTGCAAATTGTTGTAAAACAACAAGTCCAATTTTTACGAATAAGGATATATCTAGAATTTCTAAACATTTTAGAATGAAGGAAATTAATTTCATTTCAACTTATTTACAAAAAGATGAGGATGATTTTATGATACTAAAGCAAGCACCCTGTACTTTTTTGGATGAAAGTGATAATACCTGTACGATATATGACGTGAGACCTAAGGCGTGCAGTGAATATCCTCATACAAATAGAAAAAAGTTTATTCAGTTAACAAATCTCACCTTAAAAAACACCGAGATTTGTCCCGCTGTATATAATATAATTGAAAAGTTGAAGGTAAAATTACCCTTATAA
- the rplT gene encoding 50S ribosomal protein L20 gives MPRSVNSVAKRARRKKILKQAKGYFGRRKNVYTVAKNAVEKAMSYSYRDRKNNKRNFRGLWIQRINAGARQHGMSYSQFMGKVKANNIELNRKVLADLAMNHPDAFKAVVDKVK, from the coding sequence ATGCCAAGATCGGTAAATTCAGTAGCTAAAAGAGCTCGTAGAAAAAAAATATTAAAACAAGCAAAAGGTTATTTTGGAAGACGTAAAAACGTTTACACAGTAGCTAAAAACGCGGTAGAAAAAGCAATGTCTTATTCTTACCGTGATAGAAAAAACAATAAACGTAACTTTAGAGGATTGTGGATTCAGCGTATTAATGCTGGTGCACGTCAACATGGAATGTCTTATTCTCAATTTATGGGTAAAGTAAAAGCCAATAATATTGAGTTAAACAGAAAAGTATTGGCTGATTTAGCAATGAATCATCCTGATGCTTTTAAAGCAGTTGTAGATAAAGTTAAATAA
- a CDS encoding HAD family hydrolase — MDLSKVKLVVTDMDGTLLNANHEVSSRFFTLYEQLKGYIHFVAASGRQYQSMTSKLETIKDDITIIAENGGIAMQGKTEIMLTHLPNKKIQQLIPLIRQIVGGYIVLCGKRRAYIETEDQSFISLFDEFYNTYEIVNDLTKITNDEILKIAVYHFNSSETFLYPKLKHLENDLKIKVSGQNWLDISDLNANKGYALSHLQQSMGVTKDETMVFGDYNNDLEMLELAHFSYAMENAHPNVKEVANFLTKSNKEQGVEIVLEQLLQAKLKSNVRH, encoded by the coding sequence ATGGATTTATCTAAAGTAAAACTAGTAGTGACTGATATGGACGGCACATTGTTAAATGCCAATCACGAGGTTAGTTCTCGTTTCTTCACCCTATACGAACAATTAAAAGGTTATATTCATTTCGTTGCCGCAAGTGGAAGGCAATACCAAAGTATGACTTCTAAATTAGAAACGATAAAGGATGATATTACTATAATAGCAGAAAATGGTGGTATTGCTATGCAAGGTAAAACAGAAATAATGTTGACCCACTTACCTAATAAAAAAATACAACAACTCATTCCTTTGATACGTCAAATTGTGGGTGGGTATATTGTACTATGCGGTAAAAGAAGAGCGTATATTGAAACTGAAGATCAATCATTCATTTCGCTATTTGACGAGTTTTATAATACCTATGAAATTGTTAATGATCTAACTAAAATAACTAATGATGAGATTCTTAAAATTGCCGTTTACCATTTTAATTCTTCAGAAACATTTTTATATCCTAAACTGAAACATCTAGAAAATGATTTGAAAATTAAAGTATCGGGGCAAAACTGGTTAGATATCTCAGATTTAAATGCTAACAAAGGTTATGCCCTTAGTCATTTACAACAAAGTATGGGAGTTACTAAAGATGAAACTATGGTTTTTGGCGATTACAACAATGATTTGGAAATGCTTGAATTGGCACATTTTAGTTATGCCATGGAAAATGCTCACCCGAATGTAAAGGAGGTTGCTAATTTTTTAACGAAAAGTAATAAAGAACAAGGAGTAGAAATAGTTTTAGAACAATTACTACAAGCAAAGTTAAAGAGTAATGTTAGGCATTAG
- a CDS encoding serine hydrolase domain-containing protein, producing MKKLLFLIIILVYNFCTAQSAPPKRPLPPPSSYQKQNDAASTIALLFLQKEKIPGLAIAVSKNNGITYSIGLGYGDLEKQSKVDPAKTQFRIASISKSLTALALAKLVEDRKLDFNTSIYTYLPNYPKKKYDFTVKQVAGHIAGIRHYKGKEFLLNKKMNITEGLSIFKNDPLLFKPGTDYKYSTYGWNLLSEVVQKTANQPFSIYMKNEVFEPLKMNNTVLEIADSIVPHKTQFYKKTNAGDIIIGPEVNNEFKAAGGGFLSTANDLILFGNEIINPTLVDNKIVTELVTSQVLNDGKKTNYGIGFATNTTKKETHRYSHSGGGIGASSLLLMYPDEKVIIVILSNLSNAKIKELGNQLEQIFLK from the coding sequence ATGAAAAAGTTACTATTTTTAATAATAATCCTAGTATATAATTTTTGTACGGCACAATCAGCTCCGCCAAAACGACCTTTACCACCTCCTTCTAGTTACCAAAAGCAAAATGACGCTGCTAGTACTATAGCACTTCTATTTTTACAAAAAGAAAAAATTCCTGGTTTAGCCATAGCTGTTTCTAAAAATAATGGTATCACTTATTCAATCGGTTTGGGATATGGAGATCTTGAAAAACAATCAAAAGTTGATCCTGCAAAAACACAATTTCGAATTGCGAGCATCTCTAAATCATTAACTGCTTTAGCCTTGGCTAAACTAGTAGAAGACCGTAAATTAGATTTTAATACAAGTATTTATACATATTTACCTAATTATCCTAAAAAGAAATATGATTTTACAGTAAAACAAGTTGCCGGTCACATTGCAGGAATTAGGCATTATAAAGGAAAAGAGTTTCTACTAAACAAAAAAATGAATATTACTGAAGGCCTAAGTATATTCAAAAACGATCCTTTATTATTTAAACCAGGTACAGATTATAAATACAGTACGTATGGATGGAATTTATTGAGTGAAGTAGTTCAAAAAACTGCCAATCAACCTTTTTCTATTTATATGAAAAATGAAGTTTTTGAACCCTTAAAAATGAATAATACAGTTTTAGAAATAGCAGATTCAATTGTACCTCATAAAACTCAATTTTACAAAAAAACCAATGCTGGTGATATAATTATTGGCCCTGAAGTTAATAATGAATTTAAAGCTGCTGGGGGTGGCTTTCTATCTACAGCAAATGATCTAATTCTATTTGGTAATGAAATTATCAACCCCACATTAGTAGACAATAAAATTGTAACTGAATTGGTCACATCACAAGTTTTAAATGATGGTAAAAAAACCAATTATGGAATTGGATTTGCTACAAATACTACAAAAAAAGAAACGCATCGCTATTCTCATTCTGGTGGTGGTATTGGAGCCTCTTCCCTCCTATTAATGTATCCAGATGAAAAAGTTATCATCGTTATTTTATCAAACTTATCTAATGCTAAAATAAAGGAATTGGGGAATCAATTAGAACAAATATTTCTAAAATAA
- the infC gene encoding translation initiation factor IF-3: MQKEDAHRINGNIRAQEVRLVGDNVEVGVYPLAQAKKIAEELELDLVEISPNASPPVCKVIDYKKFLYEQKKREKALKAKASKVVMKEIRFGPNTDDHDYDFKKKHAIKFLSEGAKLKAYVFFKGRSIVYKDQGEILLLKLATDLEEYGKVEQLPRLEGKRMTMFIAPKKK; this comes from the coding sequence ATACAAAAAGAAGATGCACATCGCATAAACGGTAACATTCGAGCTCAAGAAGTTCGTTTAGTTGGAGATAACGTAGAAGTAGGAGTTTATCCTTTAGCTCAAGCAAAGAAAATTGCTGAAGAGCTAGAATTAGATCTTGTGGAGATATCTCCCAATGCATCTCCGCCCGTTTGTAAGGTAATAGACTACAAGAAGTTTTTATACGAACAGAAAAAACGCGAAAAAGCTTTAAAAGCAAAAGCGAGTAAAGTTGTAATGAAAGAAATCCGTTTTGGTCCGAATACTGACGATCATGATTACGATTTCAAAAAGAAACATGCTATTAAGTTTTTAAGCGAAGGTGCTAAACTTAAGGCATATGTATTTTTTAAAGGTAGATCTATTGTTTACAAAGATCAAGGTGAAATTTTATTATTAAAATTAGCCACTGACTTAGAGGAGTACGGAAAGGTAGAGCAATTACCACGATTAGAAGGTAAGCGAATGACAATGTTCATTGCACCTAAAAAGAAATAG
- the porQ gene encoding type IX secretion system protein PorQ encodes MRQIFIIVILSISNFTFAQVGGENVFNFLNVSTSARQAALGGEVLTLYDDVNQPLWNPSTINKEIDNQASVSYVDFLADINYGSATLAHLINRRIGTLHAGVTYVNYGTFIAADENGQETGTFKARDLALSVGYAYRIPKSNFHAGANLKYISSSIENYTSNGIAVDFGITYFNDTKPFILSGVIRNIGYQINVFDEEREALPLEIAVGASYRLANVPLQWHITIDNLQKWNVAVRNPSDSQTSIDGETSNDNISFLDNAFRHVVVGAELFPDKVFNLRLGYSFRRGKELRLTESRTFAGLSAGFGLQLGRLKFNYAFTKYHPVTNTNTFTLNINLAKKNFNK; translated from the coding sequence ATGAGACAAATTTTTATCATAGTGATTCTATCTATTTCAAACTTTACTTTCGCACAAGTAGGAGGGGAAAATGTATTTAATTTTTTAAATGTAAGTACTTCAGCACGGCAGGCTGCCTTAGGAGGTGAAGTATTAACTTTATATGATGATGTTAATCAGCCTTTGTGGAATCCATCTACAATTAATAAAGAAATTGACAATCAGGCTTCTGTTAGTTATGTTGATTTTTTGGCCGATATTAATTACGGTTCAGCAACTTTGGCTCACTTAATTAATCGACGAATAGGTACATTACATGCTGGAGTGACCTATGTAAATTATGGAACTTTTATAGCTGCAGATGAGAATGGACAAGAAACGGGAACGTTTAAGGCAAGAGATCTTGCGTTGTCAGTAGGCTATGCTTATAGAATTCCTAAAAGTAATTTTCACGCTGGTGCTAATCTAAAATATATTAGTTCTAGTATTGAGAATTATACATCAAATGGAATTGCTGTTGATTTCGGCATCACTTATTTTAATGATACAAAGCCGTTTATTTTATCAGGGGTTATAAGAAATATTGGTTATCAGATTAATGTTTTTGATGAGGAAAGAGAAGCTTTGCCTTTAGAAATTGCTGTGGGTGCATCCTATAGATTGGCAAATGTTCCATTACAATGGCATATTACCATTGATAATTTACAAAAATGGAATGTTGCTGTAAGGAATCCATCTGACAGTCAAACAAGTATAGATGGCGAAACTTCAAATGATAATATTTCATTTTTAGATAATGCTTTTAGGCATGTGGTGGTAGGAGCAGAACTTTTTCCTGACAAGGTGTTTAATTTACGTTTAGGCTATAGTTTTAGGAGGGGTAAGGAATTACGATTAACAGAAAGTAGAACTTTTGCTGGACTATCGGCTGGGTTCGGTTTACAATTAGGTAGATTAAAATTTAATTATGCGTTTACAAAATACCATCCGGTAACGAATACAAATACATTTACCTTAAATATTAATTTAGCCAAGAAAAATTTTAATAAATAA